From a single Candidatus Melainabacteria bacterium genomic region:
- the gmk gene encoding guanylate kinase has translation MASAKGRIFVITGPSGVGKGTVVERVLKNVDNMYLSISATTREKREGEKEGVNYFFKTKDKFQRMIEEDEFLEWAQFAEDFYGSPKFAINNYLSCGKDVLLEIELQGAKQVKQKCPDAVLIFLAPPSFEALEERLIKRQTESIEKVKVRLKKAKEEMKEVKLFNYLVMNDNLQEAVDNVVSIIKAERCKIREKLII, from the coding sequence ATGGCATCAGCAAAAGGTAGAATCTTTGTAATTACAGGCCCTTCAGGAGTTGGGAAAGGAACTGTTGTTGAAAGAGTCCTTAAAAATGTTGACAATATGTATCTTTCAATATCAGCAACAACAAGAGAAAAAAGAGAAGGTGAAAAAGAAGGAGTAAATTATTTCTTTAAAACCAAAGATAAATTCCAAAGAATGATTGAAGAAGATGAGTTTCTTGAATGGGCGCAGTTTGCAGAAGACTTTTATGGTTCTCCTAAATTTGCAATCAATAATTACTTGTCCTGCGGTAAGGACGTATTATTAGAAATCGAGCTTCAAGGAGCTAAACAAGTTAAACAAAAATGCCCTGATGCAGTATTAATTTTCTTAGCTCCACCATCTTTTGAAGCACTTGAAGAAAGACTTATTAAAAGACAAACTGAATCAATTGAAAAAGTCAAAGTAAGGCTAAAAAAAGCAAAAGAAGAAATGAAGGAAGTCAAGTTATTTAACTATTTAGTAATGAACGACAATTTGCAAGAAGCAGTAGATAATGTAGTTAGTATAATAAAAGCTGAACGTTGTAAAATTAGAGAGAAATTAATTATTTAA
- a CDS encoding CCA tRNA nucleotidyltransferase, translating into MKKNIKDKLQEIEKDHYELLINIGKVSKEHGLRSYLVGGMVRDILLGFSNLDIDIVVENDAKRLADALVKKFPNCELSAKHDRFHTAKLIFNISGNKIPVDLASTRQEVYEHPAALPKVRVSDLEKDLYRRDFTINALAVSLMPEEFGDVIDLFDGLIDLKQKQIKVLHDLSFIDDPTRMIRAIRFACKLGFEIEKNTWLLLKKTIDSKQFDNLIENIRGDRVKIEIRYLFNLPNIHGVVKLFFESGIYRMISVELKFCRDVWPCVSTNVSCNWLIHLALIIQNLKPDTQEKIMKNLQLTSDETKIIKSGLAAFNRLQTLHANKKQIDSVVVYRELRDLAFESVAIVKLVLSTQHSALSSLINEYIETTSKIKLEITGQDLISIGLKEGKQIGEILEKVLEKKIKDPKMKKEDEINLAHLFLGY; encoded by the coding sequence ATGAAAAAAAACATTAAAGATAAGCTGCAGGAAATTGAAAAAGATCACTACGAACTTTTGATAAATATTGGCAAAGTATCTAAAGAACATGGATTGAGATCTTATCTTGTAGGTGGCATGGTAAGAGACATCTTACTTGGGTTTAGTAATTTAGATATAGATATTGTTGTTGAAAATGATGCAAAAAGATTAGCTGATGCCTTAGTAAAAAAATTCCCAAATTGTGAACTTAGCGCAAAGCATGACAGGTTTCATACTGCAAAATTAATTTTTAACATAAGTGGAAATAAAATCCCTGTAGATTTAGCTTCTACTAGACAAGAAGTTTATGAACATCCTGCAGCACTTCCAAAAGTCAGAGTTTCTGATCTGGAGAAAGATTTATATCGTCGTGATTTTACTATAAATGCTCTTGCTGTATCGCTTATGCCTGAAGAGTTTGGCGATGTTATTGATTTATTTGATGGACTTATTGATTTAAAACAAAAACAAATAAAAGTTTTACATGATTTAAGTTTTATTGATGATCCTACACGGATGATTAGGGCAATTAGATTTGCATGTAAATTAGGTTTTGAAATTGAAAAAAACACCTGGCTACTTCTTAAAAAAACAATTGATTCAAAACAATTTGATAATTTAATTGAAAATATTAGAGGCGACAGAGTAAAAATTGAAATTAGATATTTGTTTAATTTACCAAATATCCATGGTGTAGTTAAATTGTTTTTTGAATCAGGGATTTATAGGATGATATCGGTGGAATTGAAATTCTGTAGAGACGTATGGCCATGCGTCTCTACAAATGTTTCATGTAATTGGTTGATCCATCTTGCTTTAATAATACAAAATTTAAAACCAGACACTCAAGAAAAAATTATGAAAAATCTCCAGTTAACTAGTGATGAAACAAAAATAATTAAATCTGGACTTGCTGCATTTAATAGATTACAAACATTACATGCAAATAAAAAGCAAATTGATTCTGTAGTTGTTTATCGCGAGTTAAGAGATCTCGCATTTGAAAGTGTTGCAATTGTGAAATTAGTACTCAGCACTCAGCACTCAGCACTCAGCTCTTTGATCAATGAGTACATTGAGACAACCTCAAAAATAAAACTAGAAATTACTGGTCAGGATTTAATTTCAATAGGTTTAAAAGAAGGGAAACAAATTGGGGAGATTTTAGAAAAAGTTTTAGAGAAAAAAATCAAAGATCCTAAAATGAAGAAAGAAGACGAAATAAATCTTGCCCATCTTTTTCTGGGATATTAA
- a CDS encoding NADH-quinone oxidoreductase subunit A yields the protein MSTGLTQIVIFTIGGLALGVIMLISSVAIQRIFGIYNPTNVKTDPYECGMKIFHDAKIQYDVKYYLFALMFIVFDVEFVFLVPWAVVFDIATNKLFLIVEAFIFVFILALGLVYAWRKGILEFD from the coding sequence ATGTCAACTGGGCTAACTCAAATAGTAATTTTTACAATAGGAGGTCTTGCTCTTGGAGTAATTATGTTAATTTCTTCTGTAGCTATTCAAAGAATTTTTGGAATCTATAATCCTACAAATGTTAAAACTGATCCTTATGAATGTGGAATGAAAATTTTTCATGATGCAAAAATTCAGTATGATGTTAAGTATTATTTGTTTGCGTTAATGTTTATTGTTTTTGATGTAGAGTTTGTTTTTCTTGTACCATGGGCAGTTGTCTTTGATATAGCCACAAATAAATTATTTTTAATAGTTGAAGCTTTTATTTTTGTTTTTATTCTAGCCCTTGGCCTTGTTTATGCATGGCGAAAAGGGATCTTGGAGTTTGATTGA
- a CDS encoding DNA-directed RNA polymerase subunit omega, whose product MNKLLGDLLEEAENRYDLVLKVASLAKQIKEETKELERTTNPVIQALQEIAAQRDGTLLVDSR is encoded by the coding sequence ATGAATAAGTTACTAGGTGATTTATTAGAAGAAGCAGAGAACAGATATGATCTTGTTCTGAAAGTAGCTTCACTAGCTAAACAAATAAAAGAAGAAACTAAAGAACTTGAAAGAACTACAAATCCTGTAATCCAGGCCTTGCAGGAAATTGCTGCACAAAGAGATGGCACTCTTTTAGTAGATAGTAGATAG
- the purQ gene encoding phosphoribosylformylglycinamidine synthase subunit PurQ: MKFSVIIFPGSNCDKDCVYVLKDVLKQNVEEVFHTEEHLPKGTDCVVLPGGFSYGDYLRAGAIARFSKIINPIIDFANKGGLVIGICNGFQILCEMGLLPGALTTNKTRSFICDDVYLKLVNNKTPFTSLYQEGEIIKLPIAHGDGKYVSKDVDKSQIVFQYCDKDENITEESNPNGSIQNIAGIINEKGNVLGMMPHPERACESILGSEDGIKLFKSILQDCKVYQP; this comes from the coding sequence ATGAAATTCTCTGTAATAATCTTTCCTGGCTCGAACTGTGATAAAGATTGCGTTTATGTTTTAAAAGATGTTCTTAAACAAAATGTAGAAGAGGTCTTTCACACAGAAGAACATCTTCCTAAAGGAACTGACTGTGTAGTACTACCGGGCGGATTTAGCTATGGTGATTACTTAAGAGCTGGTGCAATTGCAAGGTTTTCAAAAATCATTAATCCAATTATTGATTTTGCGAATAAAGGTGGTTTAGTAATTGGCATATGTAACGGGTTTCAGATTTTATGTGAAATGGGTTTACTTCCTGGTGCACTTACTACAAATAAAACAAGAAGTTTTATTTGTGATGATGTTTATTTGAAACTTGTAAACAATAAAACTCCTTTTACAAGCTTATATCAAGAAGGTGAAATTATAAAACTCCCAATTGCACATGGTGATGGCAAATATGTTTCAAAAGATGTTGATAAAAGTCAAATTGTTTTTCAGTACTGTGATAAAGATGAAAATATTACTGAAGAATCAAATCCAAATGGTTCTATTCAAAATATTGCAGGAATTATAAATGAAAAAGGGAATGTTCTTGGCATGATGCCTCACCCTGAGCGTGCTTGTGAAAGCATTTTAGGTAGTGAGGACGGAATAAAATTATTTAAGAGCATTTTACAAGATTGCAAGGTTTACCAACCTTAA
- a CDS encoding threonine synthase: MLSKSTIFTRPWKGIIDCYSTYLPVNNKTPIITLNEGNTPLVFAPHITKLCNVPGLSVYLKIEGANPTGSFKDRGMTVAVSKALEEKSKAIICASTGNTSASAAAYAARARANGYKMDCFVLVPKGYVALGKLSQAMIYGAKVVQVLGNFDEALKLVKEIVEKYPVTLVNSLNPFRIEGQKTSAFEICEQLGRTPNILAIPVGNAGNITAYWKGFCEYLSNKDKPIMIGFEASGAAPIVENKIIEKPETIATAIRIGNPAGWKQAVNAAKESNGFIDTVTDDEIVEAYKTLHRCEGVACEPASAASVAGLIKSTKAKKILPESTVVCVLTGNGLKDPDSAITFCGSKNIEAFASMSDIVKILML, translated from the coding sequence ATGCTATCTAAATCCACTATCTTTACTCGCCCATGGAAAGGAATCATTGATTGTTACAGTACTTATCTGCCTGTAAATAATAAAACACCCATCATTACTTTAAATGAAGGAAACACTCCACTTGTTTTTGCACCACATATAACAAAACTTTGTAATGTACCTGGTTTATCTGTTTACTTAAAAATTGAAGGAGCAAATCCTACTGGTAGTTTTAAAGATCGTGGAATGACTGTAGCTGTAAGTAAAGCACTTGAAGAGAAATCCAAAGCAATAATTTGTGCAAGCACTGGAAATACAAGCGCAAGTGCTGCAGCTTATGCTGCTCGTGCACGTGCAAACGGATATAAGATGGATTGTTTTGTTTTAGTACCAAAAGGATATGTAGCACTTGGGAAACTATCACAAGCAATGATTTATGGTGCAAAGGTTGTACAAGTTTTAGGAAACTTTGATGAAGCTTTAAAACTTGTAAAAGAAATTGTAGAAAAATATCCAGTAACTTTAGTAAACTCATTAAATCCATTTAGAATTGAAGGACAAAAAACCAGTGCATTTGAAATTTGTGAACAACTTGGAAGAACTCCAAACATTCTTGCTATTCCTGTTGGTAATGCTGGAAATATTACTGCATATTGGAAAGGCTTTTGTGAGTATCTAAGTAACAAAGATAAACCAATAATGATAGGTTTTGAAGCAAGTGGTGCAGCACCAATAGTAGAAAATAAAATTATTGAAAAACCAGAGACCATTGCAACTGCAATTAGAATTGGAAATCCAGCAGGCTGGAAACAAGCAGTTAATGCAGCAAAAGAGTCCAATGGTTTTATAGACACTGTAACTGATGATGAAATTGTTGAAGCATACAAAACACTTCATAGATGCGAAGGAGTAGCATGCGAACCTGCAAGCGCTGCATCAGTAGCAGGACTTATTAAATCTACAAAAGCAAAGAAAATTCTTCCTGAGTCAACTGTAGTTTGTGTTTTGACTGGAAATGGATTAAAAGATCCAGACAGTGCAATTACATTCTGTGGCAGCAAAAACATAGAAGCATTTGCTTCTATGTCGGATATAGTAAAGATTTTAATGCTTTAA
- a CDS encoding ATP-binding protein encodes MFGPRQTGKSTLIQGKFTDKVWIIDLLLNDVYLLYSRDTSPFRNESIEKIKNEGIKTIVIDEVQRVPELLNEVQYLMQNFKCQFIMTGSSARKLKRGGANLLGGRAIQKVLFPFTYEETEEIFKLEDALQFGTLPPIIKKITKEKTDILHSYVNTYLREEIQSEGIVRNLGGFARFLDMSANQFGEVTSFSNIARECQLPVRTVQSYYEILENTLIGFKLEPWRKSIRKRLAAHPKFYFFDCGVTNAINKRLTAPLDTQLRGRLFEQWIILETSRFIHYLQSETNIFYWRTNHGAEVDLLIEKHGKLKAAVEIKFTSNISTSHLSGLRAFREENPQVQAYIVCNAKNNFELDKVKVINWRNYLKMLPKLAT; translated from the coding sequence ATGTTTGGCCCCAGACAAACAGGAAAAAGCACATTAATTCAAGGAAAATTTACTGACAAAGTATGGATTATTGATCTACTTTTAAACGATGTTTATCTTTTGTATTCAAGGGACACTTCCCCTTTTCGAAATGAATCTATAGAAAAAATAAAAAATGAAGGGATAAAAACAATTGTTATAGATGAAGTACAGCGTGTCCCTGAACTTCTAAATGAAGTTCAATACCTCATGCAAAACTTTAAATGTCAGTTTATTATGACAGGCTCCAGTGCAAGAAAACTAAAACGTGGAGGAGCAAATTTGCTTGGTGGAAGAGCTATACAAAAAGTTCTTTTTCCGTTTACTTATGAAGAGACTGAAGAAATTTTTAAACTTGAAGATGCGTTGCAATTTGGTACACTGCCACCAATAATAAAAAAAATTACAAAGGAAAAAACTGATATTTTACATTCTTATGTGAATACTTACTTACGAGAGGAAATTCAAAGTGAAGGAATAGTTCGTAACCTTGGTGGATTTGCAAGATTTTTGGATATGTCAGCAAATCAGTTTGGAGAAGTTACCAGCTTCTCAAATATAGCTAGAGAATGTCAGCTGCCTGTCCGTACAGTTCAGTCATATTATGAAATTCTAGAGAATACACTTATTGGATTTAAACTTGAGCCGTGGAGAAAGAGTATACGAAAAAGGTTAGCTGCTCATCCTAAGTTTTATTTTTTTGACTGTGGAGTTACAAATGCTATTAACAAACGTTTAACAGCACCACTTGATACACAGTTAAGAGGGAGATTATTTGAACAGTGGATAATACTTGAAACTTCTAGATTTATTCATTATTTACAAAGTGAAACAAATATCTTTTATTGGAGAACAAATCATGGGGCAGAAGTTGATCTGTTAATTGAAAAACATGGGAAATTAAAGGCTGCTGTTGAAATTAAATTTACTTCAAATATTTCTACTTCACACCTTTCTGGACTTCGGGCATTCAGAGAAGAAAATCCTCAAGTTCAAGCTTATATTGTTTGTAATGCAAAAAATAATTTTGAGCTTGATAAAGTTAAAGTAATCAACTGGAGAAATTATTTAAAGATGTTGCCTAAGTTAGCTACATAG
- a CDS encoding TIGR00266 family protein produces the protein MKHEIIGDDMQVAIVEMEEGEFVQADAGSMFFMEGSIDMDLRMPGGWVGGLKRMFLGESFMLPVFKAKSSNSKVAFAPPYPGKILELEVNNQNKWQAQKDSFLFATSGVGINISFIKKFKVGFFGGEGFILEKFTGAGKVFINCGGTAIQKTLAEKEVIQVDTGCVVAFEESVQYDIKRVKNLKTAILGGEGLFLTTLTGPGKIILQSLPWSRFQNVMGGGKGSTGPLGDVGRIFGGD, from the coding sequence ATGAAGCATGAAATTATTGGCGATGATATGCAAGTAGCCATTGTTGAAATGGAAGAAGGTGAATTTGTTCAAGCAGATGCTGGCAGTATGTTTTTTATGGAAGGCAGTATTGATATGGATCTTAGAATGCCAGGGGGATGGGTAGGTGGATTAAAAAGAATGTTTCTTGGTGAATCATTTATGCTTCCAGTTTTTAAAGCAAAGTCATCTAATTCTAAAGTTGCATTTGCTCCACCTTATCCAGGAAAGATCCTTGAACTTGAAGTAAATAATCAAAACAAATGGCAGGCACAAAAAGATAGTTTTTTATTTGCAACCAGTGGTGTAGGAATAAATATTAGTTTTATAAAAAAATTTAAAGTAGGATTTTTTGGAGGTGAGGGTTTTATATTAGAAAAATTTACAGGTGCTGGAAAAGTTTTTATAAATTGTGGTGGCACAGCAATTCAAAAAACTTTAGCTGAAAAAGAAGTAATTCAAGTAGATACTGGTTGTGTAGTTGCATTTGAAGAATCTGTTCAGTACGACATTAAACGTGTAAAAAATTTAAAAACCGCAATTTTAGGTGGCGAAGGTTTATTTTTAACAACACTTACAGGACCAGGAAAAATTATTCTTCAATCATTACCATGGTCTAGATTCCAAAATGTAATGGGTGGCGGAAAAGGAAGCACAGGACCACTTGGCGATGTTGGAAGAATATTTGGGGGAGACTAA
- a CDS encoding metal-binding protein, with product MPSGKTHDFLTFVTTSGTSYFIWQNISRDLGILGVFILASLFSGLMFGPDLDTRSVQYKRWGPLKFIWLPYQAFGHRSKRTQSHDALFGPFVRIIYFFCVVICVAIFTAGIFSLFNKKLSLDFLFSFFTSILQIPIKYHISLLAGLWLGNIVHYLTDWMWEFVPKQLKH from the coding sequence ATGCCATCTGGGAAGACGCATGATTTTTTAACTTTTGTAACTACTAGTGGTACATCATATTTTATCTGGCAAAATATATCACGTGATTTAGGTATTTTAGGAGTATTTATTCTTGCATCTTTATTTAGTGGTTTAATGTTTGGGCCTGATTTGGATACAAGGAGTGTTCAATATAAAAGATGGGGACCATTAAAGTTTATCTGGCTGCCTTATCAAGCTTTTGGTCACAGATCAAAAAGGACACAAAGTCATGATGCATTATTTGGTCCGTTTGTTAGAATAATTTATTTTTTTTGTGTGGTAATTTGTGTAGCTATTTTCACAGCTGGCATATTTAGTCTTTTTAATAAAAAACTCTCGCTTGACTTTTTATTTAGTTTTTTCACAAGTATCTTACAAATCCCAATTAAATACCATATTTCACTTTTAGCAGGATTGTGGCTTGGAAATATTGTTCACTATCTGACAGATTGGATGTGGGAATTTGTACCAAAACAATTAAAGCATTAA
- a CDS encoding nucleotidyl transferase AbiEii/AbiGii toxin family protein, with the protein MLDLIEINKLSKDIGIAALNIIREHIEVEILESLSKSKLSERIIFYGGTAIRLVYNGPRFSEDLDFIFKHQGKKDAKELESVLKTVSKNNEGVSIEEVHEKRNTLFGLIHVSNQILKHPIRIKIEISKKLHKQESGYLIINSPCSILNPIIKTSSLKNLIQNKLLAIKNRNEPRDWFDLWFLAKKNNTVDKPKIFFPFNKKEFENELKRWLPKGFWKAIPGVITYYEEN; encoded by the coding sequence ATGTTGGATCTAATTGAAATAAACAAATTGTCTAAAGATATTGGGATTGCTGCCTTAAATATTATTAGAGAGCATATTGAAGTTGAAATCCTTGAAAGTTTATCTAAAAGTAAGCTTTCTGAAAGAATTATTTTTTATGGTGGTACAGCTATTAGACTTGTATATAATGGTCCTAGGTTTTCAGAAGATTTAGATTTTATATTTAAACATCAAGGCAAAAAAGATGCCAAAGAATTAGAAAGTGTACTAAAAACTGTTTCTAAAAACAATGAAGGGGTATCAATTGAGGAAGTACATGAAAAAAGAAATACTCTTTTTGGACTGATTCATGTTTCAAATCAAATCTTAAAACATCCAATAAGAATAAAAATTGAAATATCAAAAAAGTTGCACAAACAGGAATCAGGATATCTTATAATAAATTCTCCTTGTAGTATCTTAAACCCTATAATAAAAACAAGTTCTTTAAAAAATCTTATTCAAAATAAACTTCTTGCAATAAAAAATAGAAATGAACCAAGAGACTGGTTTGATTTATGGTTTTTGGCAAAAAAAAATAACACTGTAGATAAACCTAAAATTTTTTTCCCTTTTAATAAAAAGGAATTTGAAAATGAATTAAAACGGTGGTTGCCAAAAGGTTTCTGGAAGGCTATTCCAGGAGTTATCACTTACTATGAAGAAAATTAA
- a CDS encoding pyridoxal-phosphate dependent enzyme: MSHKATILYPELELNEIKKVHEIIKPYLVWTPLISTETFTKLTGTNIFFKLENLQKTGSFKPRGALNKTIKLVGIGYGKPLPKGIIAASGGNHAQGVAYAAKKLGLNAKLVMFHGVPGCKIDACKSYGAEVVIHGNEFQEAFEYSFKLASEIGYEYVHPFNDIDIVSGQGTIALEIYKDLPEVDTIICSIGGGGLISGVASTIKQLKKDVKVLGVETIGADSMYQSFKSGKIVPLPKITSFAEGLSACRVGDITFNLTKEYVDDIVTISDEKTKEAILMLLERQKLLVEPSAACTVAALFEKKIPVGKNTVVILSGGNLDLERLKSFL; the protein is encoded by the coding sequence ATGAGCCACAAAGCTACTATTTTATATCCAGAATTAGAATTAAATGAAATCAAAAAGGTTCATGAAATTATAAAACCTTACTTGGTCTGGACTCCACTGATATCTACTGAAACATTTACTAAACTTACCGGGACAAATATTTTTTTTAAACTAGAAAATCTACAAAAAACTGGCTCCTTTAAACCACGTGGTGCATTAAATAAAACAATAAAACTTGTAGGGATTGGCTATGGCAAACCTCTACCAAAAGGCATAATTGCAGCTAGTGGTGGAAATCATGCTCAAGGAGTTGCATATGCAGCAAAAAAGTTAGGACTAAATGCAAAACTTGTAATGTTTCATGGAGTCCCAGGTTGTAAAATTGATGCTTGTAAAAGTTATGGCGCAGAAGTTGTTATTCATGGAAATGAATTCCAGGAAGCATTTGAGTATTCTTTTAAACTAGCAAGTGAGATTGGATATGAATATGTTCACCCGTTTAATGATATTGATATAGTTAGCGGACAAGGAACAATAGCTCTTGAAATTTATAAGGACTTACCTGAAGTAGATACCATAATTTGTTCCATTGGAGGTGGTGGACTTATTTCAGGTGTTGCAAGCACTATAAAACAATTAAAAAAAGATGTAAAAGTTTTGGGGGTAGAAACAATTGGTGCAGATTCAATGTACCAAAGCTTTAAATCTGGCAAGATAGTACCACTACCTAAAATTACTTCTTTTGCTGAAGGGCTTTCAGCATGCAGGGTTGGTGATATAACTTTTAATTTAACAAAAGAATATGTAGATGATATTGTAACAATTTCTGACGAAAAAACGAAAGAAGCAATTTTAATGCTGCTTGAAAGACAAAAATTACTTGTTGAACCATCTGCAGCTTGTACAGTTGCAGCTCTTTTTGAAAAAAAAATACCTGTCGGGAAAAATACCGTGGTTATACTTAGCGGCGGAAATCTGGATTTAGAAAGATTGAAGAGTTTTTTGTAA
- the coaBC gene encoding bifunctional phosphopantothenoylcysteine decarboxylase/phosphopantothenate--cysteine ligase CoaBC, whose translation MRDPQSKNIILGISAGIAAYKMYDLVSELKRLGHNVKVVLTKDAKHFVSELPLKVLSSNPVYSKMFSPEIQSKPIHIELADNADLILVAPATADIIAKIANGISDELITSILLAARVPVYIAPAMNTKMWENFTVQKNIETLVTKLGYKIIPPEEGELTCGYSGIGHIATNEKIIKNILYEATKEKLLQGKRIIITAGGTREVIDPVRYIGNKSSGKMGLALADVAYNMGAEIILVTTFPCQRKYQVIEVESAHEMQEVIESEFDKSDALIMAAAVSDYRPITMSKSKIKKKNEDITIELTRNPDILEILGRTKQKNQVIIGFSAESENIEKNAQEKLHKKKIDMIVANDISIPDIGFGSDENAVTILTKDRQREVLQRQSKAQIARHICNKLVSMFEVMKEVKKI comes from the coding sequence GTGAGGGACCCTCAATCTAAAAATATAATTCTTGGTATAAGTGCAGGCATTGCGGCTTATAAAATGTACGATCTGGTTAGCGAACTAAAAAGATTAGGCCATAATGTCAAGGTAGTTCTTACAAAAGATGCAAAACATTTTGTAAGTGAATTGCCATTAAAAGTTTTATCTTCAAATCCTGTTTATTCTAAAATGTTTTCTCCTGAAATTCAGTCAAAACCCATACATATCGAACTAGCTGATAATGCAGATTTAATTTTAGTAGCTCCTGCTACTGCTGACATAATTGCAAAAATTGCAAATGGCATTTCTGATGAATTAATTACAAGCATTTTACTTGCAGCAAGAGTACCTGTCTATATTGCTCCTGCAATGAATACAAAGATGTGGGAAAACTTTACTGTACAAAAAAACATAGAAACTCTTGTAACAAAACTTGGTTATAAAATTATTCCGCCCGAAGAAGGAGAGTTGACATGTGGTTATTCAGGTATTGGACACATTGCAACAAATGAAAAAATTATAAAAAATATTTTATATGAAGCTACAAAAGAAAAACTTTTGCAAGGTAAAAGAATAATTATTACAGCTGGTGGAACTCGTGAAGTGATTGATCCAGTTCGTTATATTGGAAATAAAAGCTCCGGGAAAATGGGTTTAGCATTAGCTGATGTTGCTTATAATATGGGAGCAGAAATTATCTTAGTTACTACTTTTCCTTGTCAAAGAAAATACCAAGTTATTGAAGTTGAGTCAGCTCACGAAATGCAGGAAGTTATTGAATCAGAGTTTGACAAATCTGATGCCTTAATAATGGCAGCTGCTGTTAGTGACTATAGGCCAATAACCATGTCAAAAAGTAAAATTAAAAAGAAAAACGAAGACATAACAATAGAATTAACTAGAAATCCAGATATATTAGAAATACTTGGACGTACTAAACAAAAAAACCAAGTTATTATAGGCTTTTCAGCAGAATCAGAAAATATTGAAAAAAATGCACAAGAAAAATTACATAAGAAAAAAATTGACATGATCGTTGCTAATGATATATCAATCCCGGATATAGGTTTTGGATCTGATGAAAATGCAGTAACCATATTAACTAAAGATAGACAAAGAGAAGTCTTACAAAGACAATCAAAGGCTCAAATCGCAAGGCACATTTGTAATAAGCTAGTTAGTATGTTTGAAGTAATGAAGGAAGTGAAGAAAATATGA